A DNA window from Hydrogenophaga taeniospiralis contains the following coding sequences:
- a CDS encoding AbrB/MazE/SpoVT family DNA-binding domain-containing protein yields the protein MPTTATLSSKFQISIPKAVREELHWKAGQEFVFIPKDKGVLMMPVPQLEELAGIAKGARKEDYRDRKDRY from the coding sequence ATGCCGACGACCGCCACCCTCTCCAGCAAGTTCCAGATATCCATTCCCAAAGCCGTTCGCGAAGAACTGCATTGGAAAGCCGGGCAGGAATTCGTGTTCATCCCCAAAGACAAGGGCGTTCTCATGATGCCGGTGCCACAGCTTGAAGAGCTGGCCGGCATCGCCAAAGGCGCGCGCAAAGAAGACTACCGCGACCGCAAGGACCGCTACTGA
- a CDS encoding type II toxin-antitoxin system VapC family toxin codes for MAAPLRVVDTSAWIEWLVASSVGKKLAKEFPDKALCIVPTIVQLELSKWLWRELGEAQADQVIAYTLKCRVASLDTATALLAADLHRQHKLATADAIVYATAVQHGAELLTCDAHFKGLPGVVLFPKSAAR; via the coding sequence ATGGCGGCACCCTTGCGCGTGGTCGATACCTCGGCGTGGATCGAGTGGCTGGTGGCTTCGTCCGTTGGGAAAAAACTGGCCAAAGAGTTTCCCGACAAGGCCCTCTGCATCGTGCCCACCATCGTGCAGCTGGAGCTGTCCAAATGGCTGTGGCGCGAGCTCGGTGAAGCGCAAGCCGATCAGGTGATCGCCTACACCCTGAAATGCCGGGTGGCATCACTGGACACGGCGACGGCGCTGCTCGCAGCCGATCTGCACCGCCAGCACAAACTCGCCACAGCCGACGCCATCGTCTACGCCACTGCCGTGCAACACGGCGCCGAACTGTTGACCTGCGACGCGCATTTCAAAGGCTTGCCGGGCGTGGTGCTGTTCCCCAAATCGGCTGCTCGTTAA
- a CDS encoding MFS transporter → MPAPTLPSSSDRDSRHAAWVLGLSLPGDTVLYLLLPMFAPAFGVSLPEAGMLLAANRLVRIAGYGAVARFYARHGERRTCTLAALAAAVCALGYATVTGFVALLCLRLLWGLAFAALNLTTQALATAEPAGAARRAGRSRAVTALGPMLALPLGGVCALWLGPKAIFFLFAIAALAGVRVARQLPTVPHAEPPSGKKWARRPGSLDSFSFVEGLVLDGLFIIGLSYLGRDLLPGHPVVVAGLLLSVRYLAEIVLSSAGGHMAERHGPEVLLVVFSVLTSVALVGFGFGWLWTCALAIVILRALLLPLLPPLVALRTPGPGRIQALATRSVWRDMGAGGGPVLAGLLLPIAPAPWIYGGAALLLAGTALACVKRRSD, encoded by the coding sequence ATGCCAGCGCCCACCCTCCCTTCAAGCTCTGACCGCGACTCGCGCCATGCGGCCTGGGTGCTCGGGTTGTCACTGCCGGGAGACACGGTGCTCTACCTGCTCTTGCCCATGTTCGCGCCCGCGTTTGGTGTCAGCCTGCCCGAAGCGGGGATGCTGCTGGCCGCGAACCGCCTGGTGCGCATCGCCGGGTATGGGGCGGTGGCGCGGTTCTACGCCCGCCACGGTGAGCGGCGCACCTGCACGCTGGCGGCGCTGGCCGCTGCGGTGTGCGCGCTGGGGTATGCCACGGTCACCGGCTTCGTCGCCTTGTTGTGCCTTCGGCTGCTGTGGGGGCTGGCGTTCGCCGCGCTGAACCTGACCACACAGGCCTTGGCCACGGCCGAACCGGCGGGCGCCGCGCGCCGGGCCGGGCGTTCCCGCGCGGTGACGGCCCTGGGGCCGATGCTGGCGCTGCCCTTGGGCGGTGTGTGTGCGCTGTGGCTGGGTCCCAAAGCGATCTTTTTCCTGTTCGCGATCGCCGCGCTGGCTGGGGTGCGGGTGGCGCGCCAGCTGCCCACCGTCCCCCACGCCGAGCCGCCGTCGGGGAAAAAGTGGGCCAGGCGCCCGGGCAGCCTGGACAGCTTTTCTTTCGTTGAAGGCCTGGTGCTGGACGGCCTGTTCATCATCGGCCTGTCGTACCTGGGCCGTGACCTGTTGCCGGGCCATCCGGTCGTCGTGGCGGGCCTGTTGTTGTCGGTCCGTTACCTGGCGGAAATCGTGCTGAGTTCGGCGGGCGGGCACATGGCTGAAAGGCACGGCCCGGAAGTCCTGCTGGTGGTCTTCTCGGTGCTGACCTCCGTCGCCCTCGTGGGCTTTGGTTTCGGCTGGTTGTGGACCTGCGCACTGGCCATCGTGATCCTGCGCGCCTTGCTGCTGCCGCTGCTGCCACCGCTGGTCGCGCTTCGCACACCGGGGCCCGGACGCATACAGGCCCTGGCCACGCGGTCGGTCTGGCGGGACATGGGGGCGGGTGGCGGCCCCGTGCTCGCGGGCCTGCTGTTGCCCATTGCGCCGGCGCCGTGGATCTATGGCGGTGCGGCGCTGCTGCTGGCGGGCACGGCACTGGCCTGCGTGAAGCGGCGCAGCGATTGA
- a CDS encoding acyl-CoA dehydrogenase family protein, which translates to MNPADLPPELATPPAGLIDAVRAIAQSPLAEQAYAIDRGAYPVDVMKQLAAAGAMSAHLPQADGTPGDYGLAIAAMAEAAKVCGATGFMMWCQCVAGLYMQASGNPALTGERLARHVRGETLGGTGLSNPMKSFAQIESLLLKATPVEGGYRVNGTLPWVSNLGPDHYFGAIASVQIDGACAGREMMFMLRCDAPGVTLKACPEFSGMEGTGTYSVHCKDLFVGMDDVVADPAKPTIARIRGGFVLLQCGIAAGIIQGAIDSMWAVEGQLGHVNQYLEDRPAELQAEFDALVARIMKLAQTPFDTSTDYFIDVLDARAHGAELCLRAANSALMHQGARGYLMSSEVQRRVREAQFVAIVTPAIKHLRKEIARLSAEEMPA; encoded by the coding sequence ATGAACCCCGCCGACCTGCCCCCCGAACTCGCCACCCCACCCGCTGGTCTCATCGACGCGGTGCGCGCCATCGCCCAGAGCCCGCTGGCCGAGCAGGCCTACGCCATCGACCGCGGCGCCTATCCGGTGGACGTGATGAAGCAGCTGGCGGCGGCCGGCGCCATGAGCGCGCACCTGCCGCAGGCCGACGGCACACCGGGCGACTACGGCCTGGCCATCGCGGCCATGGCCGAGGCGGCCAAGGTCTGCGGCGCCACCGGCTTCATGATGTGGTGCCAGTGCGTGGCGGGGCTGTACATGCAGGCCTCGGGCAACCCGGCGCTCACCGGTGAGCGGCTGGCACGCCACGTGCGCGGCGAGACGCTGGGCGGCACCGGCCTGTCGAACCCGATGAAGAGCTTTGCGCAGATCGAAAGCCTGCTGCTCAAGGCCACGCCGGTGGAGGGCGGTTACCGCGTCAACGGCACCCTGCCCTGGGTCAGCAACCTCGGGCCCGACCACTACTTCGGCGCCATCGCCTCGGTGCAGATCGACGGCGCCTGCGCCGGCCGCGAGATGATGTTCATGCTGCGCTGCGACGCGCCCGGCGTCACGCTCAAGGCCTGCCCCGAGTTCTCGGGCATGGAAGGCACGGGCACCTACAGCGTGCACTGCAAAGACCTGTTCGTGGGCATGGACGACGTGGTGGCCGACCCGGCCAAGCCGACCATCGCGCGCATCCGCGGCGGCTTCGTGCTGCTGCAGTGCGGCATTGCGGCCGGCATCATCCAGGGCGCGATCGACAGCATGTGGGCGGTGGAGGGCCAGCTCGGCCATGTGAACCAGTACCTGGAAGACCGGCCCGCCGAACTGCAGGCCGAGTTCGACGCGCTGGTGGCCCGCATCATGAAGCTGGCACAGACGCCGTTCGACACCTCGACCGACTACTTCATCGACGTGCTCGACGCGCGCGCCCACGGCGCCGAGCTCTGCCTGCGCGCCGCCAACTCCGCGCTGATGCACCAGGGCGCGCGCGGCTACCTGATGAGCAGCGAGGTGCAGCGCCGCGTGCGCGAAGCGCAGTTCGTCGCCATCGTCACACCGGCCATCAAGCACTTGCGCAAAGAGATCGCGCGGCTGAGCGCCGAGGAGATGCCGGCATGA
- a CDS encoding DUF1348 family protein — MDPRPPLPPFTAETAAQKVRGAEDAWNSRDPDRVVKVYTEDTRWRNRAEFPVGRAEVHAFLVRKWAKELDYRLIKELWAFGGNRIAVRFVYEWRDDSGQWFRSHGNENWQFNELGYMEQRHASINDRPIHESERLFHWPLGRRPDDHPGLTELGL, encoded by the coding sequence ATGGACCCGCGCCCGCCGCTGCCACCCTTCACCGCCGAGACCGCCGCGCAAAAGGTGCGCGGGGCCGAGGACGCGTGGAATTCGCGAGACCCTGACCGTGTGGTCAAGGTCTACACCGAGGACACGCGCTGGCGCAACCGCGCGGAGTTCCCGGTGGGCCGGGCCGAGGTGCACGCCTTCCTGGTGCGCAAGTGGGCGAAGGAACTCGACTACCGGCTCATCAAGGAGCTGTGGGCCTTTGGCGGCAACCGCATCGCGGTCCGCTTCGTCTACGAATGGCGCGACGATTCGGGGCAGTGGTTCCGCTCGCACGGCAACGAGAACTGGCAGTTCAACGAACTGGGCTACATGGAGCAGCGCCACGCCAGCATCAACGACCGCCCGATCCATGAGAGTGAGCGCTTGTTTCACTGGCCATTGGGGCGCCGCCCCGACGATCACCCCGGGTTGACCGAGCTGGGTCTTTGA
- a CDS encoding RNA methyltransferase yields MRIQTLRERLRALGALPKHEHRVLRLWSLALPQTAGKRQIEHFLPATLRAELPAIEADLAALARLESQHPGEDGSARLLVKLGDGQMVETVLLPRDGVCVSTQIGCAVGCVFCMTGTTGLIRQVGSAEIVAQVALARGLRPVKKVVFMGMGEPAHNLDNVLEAIELLGTAGNIGHKNLVFSTVGDPRVFETLPKGPVKPALALSLHTTRADLRERLLPRAPRMTPDELVEAGEVYARATDYPIQYQWTLLDGINDTDEELDGIVRLLTGKYAILNMIPFNSVEGMPYQRPSWEKAADIARRLHRRGILTKLRQSAGQDVDGGCGQLRARAEKPVVRRNIPIVPVGS; encoded by the coding sequence ATGCGCATCCAGACCTTGCGCGAGCGACTCCGAGCGCTCGGCGCCCTGCCCAAACACGAACACCGCGTGCTCCGCCTGTGGAGCCTGGCCCTGCCGCAGACGGCGGGCAAGCGCCAGATCGAGCACTTCCTGCCCGCCACCTTGCGCGCTGAACTGCCCGCCATCGAGGCCGACCTGGCCGCGCTCGCCAGGCTCGAATCACAACACCCCGGCGAAGACGGCTCGGCCCGCCTGCTGGTGAAGCTGGGCGACGGCCAGATGGTGGAGACCGTGCTGCTGCCGCGCGACGGCGTCTGCGTCTCGACGCAGATCGGCTGCGCGGTGGGCTGCGTGTTCTGCATGACCGGCACCACCGGCCTGATCCGCCAGGTGGGCAGTGCCGAGATCGTGGCGCAGGTGGCGCTGGCGCGCGGCCTGCGGCCGGTGAAGAAGGTGGTGTTCATGGGCATGGGCGAGCCCGCGCACAACCTCGACAACGTGCTTGAAGCGATTGAGCTGCTGGGCACGGCTGGCAACATCGGCCACAAGAACCTGGTGTTCTCCACCGTGGGCGACCCGCGCGTGTTCGAAACCCTGCCCAAAGGCCCGGTCAAGCCGGCGCTCGCGCTCTCGCTGCACACCACCCGGGCCGACCTGCGCGAGCGGCTGCTGCCGCGCGCGCCGCGCATGACGCCGGACGAGCTGGTGGAAGCGGGCGAGGTCTACGCCCGCGCCACCGACTACCCCATCCAATACCAGTGGACGCTGCTCGACGGCATCAACGACACGGACGAAGAGCTCGACGGCATCGTGCGCCTGCTCACCGGCAAGTACGCGATCCTGAACATGATCCCGTTCAACAGCGTCGAAGGCATGCCGTACCAGCGCCCGAGCTGGGAAAAAGCGGCCGACATCGCGCGCCGCCTGCACCGCCGAGGCATCCTGACCAAGCTGCGCCAGTCGGCCGGGCAGGACGTGGACGGGGGCTGTGGCCAGCTGCGCGCGCGGGCGGAGAAACCAGTCGTGCGCCGGAACATTCCCATCGTTCCCGTCGGAAGCTGA
- a CDS encoding OsmC family protein encodes MSSTDTLEPTAPVTTVKAYLRPIDAKGLADFAAGGKANPARRGTNKVHTVMEGQYRSLSHVGEKHVVVVDEPLHLFGEDTAPAPGEIVLSGLGGCIAVGVTAVATWKGVKLSKLEVFLEGDIGNPAAWGAGGALQMTPPQMGFQAVRVKVLVEGDAPREVLDEIVQHANFYSPVANTMRNPIPFEISMA; translated from the coding sequence ATGTCCTCCACCGACACCCTCGAACCCACCGCTCCCGTGACCACCGTCAAGGCCTACTTGCGCCCCATCGACGCCAAGGGCCTGGCCGACTTCGCCGCCGGCGGCAAAGCCAACCCGGCGCGGCGCGGCACCAACAAGGTCCACACCGTGATGGAGGGGCAGTACCGCTCGCTGTCGCACGTGGGCGAGAAGCACGTGGTGGTGGTGGACGAGCCGCTGCACCTGTTCGGTGAAGACACGGCGCCCGCGCCCGGCGAGATCGTGCTCTCGGGCCTGGGCGGCTGCATCGCCGTGGGCGTGACGGCCGTGGCCACCTGGAAGGGCGTGAAGCTGAGCAAGCTGGAGGTGTTTCTGGAAGGCGACATCGGCAACCCGGCCGCCTGGGGCGCCGGTGGCGCGCTGCAGATGACGCCGCCGCAGATGGGCTTTCAGGCCGTGCGGGTGAAGGTACTGGTGGAAGGCGACGCGCCGCGCGAGGTGCTGGACGAGATCGTGCAACACGCGAACTTCTATTCGCCGGTGGCCAACACGATGCGCAACCCGATTCCGTTTGAGATCTCGATGGCTTGA
- a CDS encoding pirin family protein: MKSVSHIQRNPHGHWVGDGFPVRSIFSYDHNPAAFSPFLLLDFGGPTSFDPTPKRRGVGAHPHRGFETVTIVYDGEVSHRDSTGAGGTIGPGDVQWMTAAAGIVHEEFHSEAFARSGGPFQMVQLWVNLPARHKMAPPGYQGIAAAQTPTVDLPDVNGQGAGTARLIAGSLLGAQGPARTFTPMQVWDVRIKAGHTVTLPAPEGHTTVPLVLKGRVKTQGGAEATDAEMIVYERAGEGVTLTAVTDTTLLWLAGEPIDEPVVGYGPFVMNTQQEIHQAFADFQSGRMGKL, encoded by the coding sequence ATGAAATCCGTGTCCCACATCCAGCGCAACCCGCACGGCCATTGGGTCGGCGACGGCTTTCCGGTGCGCAGCATCTTTTCGTACGACCACAACCCGGCCGCGTTCTCACCCTTTCTGTTGCTCGATTTCGGCGGCCCCACCAGCTTCGACCCGACCCCGAAACGCCGCGGCGTGGGCGCGCACCCGCACCGCGGCTTCGAGACCGTGACCATCGTCTACGACGGCGAGGTCTCGCACCGCGACTCGACAGGCGCGGGCGGCACCATCGGCCCCGGCGATGTGCAGTGGATGACGGCCGCCGCCGGCATCGTGCACGAGGAGTTCCACAGTGAGGCCTTCGCCCGCAGCGGCGGGCCGTTCCAGATGGTGCAGCTGTGGGTGAACCTGCCCGCGCGCCACAAGATGGCGCCGCCCGGCTACCAGGGCATCGCCGCGGCGCAGACGCCCACGGTGGACCTGCCCGACGTGAACGGTCAGGGCGCCGGCACGGCGCGCCTGATCGCGGGCTCGCTGCTCGGCGCGCAAGGCCCGGCCAGGACCTTCACGCCCATGCAGGTGTGGGACGTGCGAATCAAAGCCGGCCACACCGTGACCCTGCCGGCCCCTGAGGGCCACACCACCGTGCCGCTGGTGCTCAAGGGCCGGGTGAAAACACAAGGCGGCGCCGAAGCGACCGACGCCGAGATGATCGTCTACGAACGCGCGGGCGAGGGCGTGACGCTCACCGCCGTGACCGACACCACCCTGCTCTGGCTGGCCGGCGAACCGATCGACGAACCGGTGGTGGGCTATGGACCGTTCGTGATGAACACGCAGCAGGAAATCCACCAGGCGTTCGCGGATTTCCAGAGCGGCCGGATGGGCAAGTTGTGA
- a CDS encoding sulfurtransferase yields the protein MSIEATLIAPDQLATLQAAEPVVIIDTRDADTFAAGHIPGAVNLREVFTFLATSTPEGLQALKATFTDALGKAGLSGAETAVFYEDAMNSGYGQSCRGYYLLTWLGYPKIKVLNGGFSAWKAAGLPISTEAATPVPATFPELPMSDVMLTQADVQAALGTSTVLLDVRDVDEWIGDSSSPYGKDFAPRKGRLPGAKWIEWYRFMKPSAQGPVFKTPDEVKAECATAGIAPDDTVYLYCFKGARASNSFLALKQAGFSDVRMYFGSWNEWSRDPSLPIETGLPVAKSSKPASLALAA from the coding sequence ATGAGCATTGAAGCCACCCTGATCGCACCCGATCAACTCGCCACGCTGCAAGCCGCCGAACCGGTGGTGATCATCGACACGCGCGACGCCGACACCTTTGCCGCAGGCCACATTCCCGGCGCGGTGAACCTGCGCGAGGTGTTCACCTTTCTCGCCACCTCCACGCCCGAGGGCCTGCAGGCGCTCAAGGCCACCTTTACCGACGCGCTGGGCAAGGCCGGCTTGTCGGGCGCCGAGACGGCCGTGTTTTACGAAGACGCGATGAACAGCGGCTACGGCCAGTCGTGCCGCGGCTATTACCTGCTCACCTGGCTGGGCTACCCCAAGATCAAGGTGCTCAACGGCGGCTTCAGCGCCTGGAAGGCGGCCGGCCTGCCCATCTCCACCGAAGCGGCCACGCCCGTGCCCGCCACCTTCCCCGAGCTGCCGATGAGCGACGTGATGCTGACCCAGGCCGATGTGCAGGCCGCGCTGGGCACCAGCACCGTGCTGCTCGACGTGCGCGACGTGGACGAGTGGATCGGCGACAGCTCCAGCCCCTACGGCAAGGACTTCGCGCCGCGCAAGGGCCGCCTGCCGGGCGCGAAGTGGATCGAGTGGTACCGCTTCATGAAGCCCTCGGCCCAGGGCCCGGTGTTCAAGACGCCGGACGAAGTGAAGGCCGAATGCGCCACCGCCGGCATCGCGCCGGACGACACGGTCTATCTGTATTGCTTCAAGGGCGCACGCGCTTCCAACAGCTTCCTGGCGCTCAAGCAGGCTGGGTTCTCGGACGTGCGCATGTACTTCGGCTCGTGGAACGAGTGGTCGCGCGACCCGAGCCTGCCCATCGAAACCGGCCTGCCGGTTGCCAAGTCCAGCAAGCCCGCCAGCCTGGCGCTGGCGGCCTGA
- a CDS encoding LysR substrate-binding domain-containing protein has protein sequence MLPRLPPLNAVRAFAAAARHLSFTRAALELHVTHSAISRQIQALEAHLGVALFERKTRQVLLTAAGHQFHAQIGPALEQIGSAAESLRGSAPPRTVKINVRPTFAVRWLIPRLPGFVALHPDIEPQVMTSTLPPDKAQDAFDLAIRRGTRGWPAAMQIHPCLEDEALVVGSPALFARCPVNGPASLASHVLLLSRSRSNDWEHWKQRANVPGLKPAGCLQFEHLHFVLQAAVDGLGFALAPTSLIAHDVASGRLVCPLPDVRMALSSHCVGVAPNASPQTQRFVQWLLEEMKTKTPSG, from the coding sequence ATGTTGCCCCGCCTGCCTCCGTTGAACGCGGTCCGTGCTTTTGCGGCGGCCGCGCGCCATCTGAGCTTCACCCGGGCCGCGCTGGAACTGCACGTGACGCACAGCGCGATCAGCCGCCAGATCCAGGCGTTGGAGGCCCACCTGGGCGTGGCCCTGTTCGAGCGCAAAACCCGGCAGGTGCTTCTCACGGCCGCCGGCCACCAGTTCCATGCGCAGATCGGCCCCGCCCTGGAGCAGATTGGCTCGGCCGCCGAATCGCTCAGGGGCAGCGCGCCACCGCGCACCGTGAAGATCAACGTCCGGCCCACGTTCGCGGTGCGTTGGCTGATCCCGCGGTTGCCGGGGTTTGTGGCCCTGCACCCGGACATCGAGCCGCAGGTGATGACCAGCACCCTGCCGCCCGACAAGGCGCAGGACGCGTTCGACCTGGCCATCCGGCGCGGCACCCGGGGGTGGCCGGCCGCGATGCAGATCCACCCGTGCCTGGAAGACGAGGCCCTTGTCGTGGGATCACCCGCGCTGTTTGCCCGGTGTCCGGTCAATGGCCCCGCGTCGCTGGCGTCCCATGTTCTGCTGCTGTCCAGATCGCGCAGCAACGACTGGGAGCACTGGAAACAGCGGGCGAACGTGCCCGGGTTGAAGCCCGCCGGTTGCCTGCAGTTCGAGCACCTGCACTTTGTGCTTCAGGCCGCCGTGGATGGGCTGGGCTTCGCCTTGGCGCCGACATCCCTGATCGCCCATGACGTGGCGTCGGGGCGCCTGGTCTGCCCTTTGCCCGATGTGCGGATGGCGCTGAGCAGCCACTGCGTCGGTGTGGCCCCGAACGCGAGCCCGCAGACCCAGCGGTTTGTCCAGTGGCTTTTGGAAGAGATGAAGACGAAGACCCCATCGGGATGA
- the rd gene encoding rubredoxin, with the protein MSAGASMNAAPANATPLAAAAAALQALAPAAAHEVASVGAPFNKYICHACGYIYDEAEGDPDSGLAAGTRFEDIPDDWACPLCGVTKSDFEPYSAPSLDELRARAAGAAPVAMRGGTPGVVIVGGGRAGWQMAEALRALDAALPITLVSACAADVYDKPLLSVAVARQMDPGKLVKETGTDAAKRLGVRLLAHTDAVRICPDTRSLRTTRGTLRYDQLVLAHGAQAALPPALPAAYCWRINHLGAYQRLRAALGDTAKDVVIVGAGLIGSELANDLALGGHRITLLDVMAQPLARWPGEQAGAPLLEAWKDLPIRFVGGVQVAGVEKLGGGYRITTACGQKFVADQVIAAAGLTTPPRLAHSAALAWNNGIAVDAATLRTSDERIHALGDCITINGQASRFIEPIARQARAIAAHICGGEPVPYEAKPAVVRVKTTSHPMTLH; encoded by the coding sequence ATGAGCGCAGGCGCCTCCATGAACGCCGCGCCCGCCAACGCAACGCCCCTTGCCGCAGCGGCCGCCGCCCTGCAAGCGCTCGCCCCCGCTGCAGCGCATGAAGTGGCCAGCGTGGGGGCTCCATTCAACAAATACATCTGCCACGCCTGCGGCTACATCTACGACGAGGCCGAGGGCGACCCCGACAGCGGCCTGGCCGCCGGCACGCGCTTCGAAGACATCCCCGACGACTGGGCCTGCCCGCTCTGCGGCGTGACCAAGAGCGACTTCGAACCCTACAGCGCGCCCAGCCTGGACGAGCTGCGGGCGCGCGCCGCCGGCGCGGCCCCGGTGGCGATGCGCGGCGGCACACCGGGCGTGGTCATCGTCGGTGGCGGCCGCGCCGGCTGGCAGATGGCCGAAGCCCTGCGCGCGCTCGACGCCGCCCTGCCCATCACCCTGGTGAGCGCCTGCGCCGCCGATGTGTACGACAAGCCCCTGCTCTCGGTGGCCGTGGCGCGGCAGATGGACCCCGGCAAGCTGGTGAAAGAGACCGGCACCGACGCCGCCAAGCGCCTGGGCGTGCGCCTGCTCGCCCACACCGACGCCGTGCGCATCTGCCCCGACACGCGAAGCCTGCGCACCACACGCGGCACGCTGCGCTACGACCAACTCGTACTGGCCCACGGCGCGCAGGCCGCGCTGCCACCCGCGCTGCCCGCTGCGTACTGCTGGCGCATCAACCACCTGGGCGCGTACCAGCGCCTGCGCGCCGCGCTGGGCGACACGGCGAAAGACGTGGTCATCGTCGGCGCCGGCCTGATCGGCAGCGAGCTCGCCAACGACCTCGCGCTCGGCGGCCACCGCATCACCCTGCTCGACGTGATGGCCCAGCCGCTCGCGCGCTGGCCGGGTGAGCAGGCGGGCGCTCCCCTGCTGGAAGCCTGGAAAGACCTGCCGATCCGCTTCGTCGGTGGCGTGCAGGTGGCCGGCGTGGAGAAGCTGGGCGGCGGCTACCGCATCACCACCGCCTGCGGCCAGAAGTTCGTCGCTGACCAGGTGATCGCCGCCGCCGGCCTCACGACCCCGCCGCGCCTGGCGCACAGCGCCGCACTGGCCTGGAACAACGGCATCGCCGTGGACGCGGCCACGCTGCGCACCAGCGACGAGCGCATCCACGCCCTGGGCGACTGCATCACCATCAACGGCCAGGCCAGCCGCTTCATCGAGCCCATTGCACGGCAGGCGCGGGCGATTGCGGCGCACATCTGCGGGGGTGAGCCGGTGCCTTACGAGGCGAAGCCCGCGGTGGTGCGGGTAAAAACCACCTCGCACCCGATGACGCTGCACTGA
- a CDS encoding pirin family protein yields MLEMVINARAADLGHGLLVRRVLPYAKRRNVGPFVFLDHAGPVPLPPHYDRSADVRPHPHIGLSTVSYLLSGQITHRDSLGTLQIIRPGEVNWMTAGRGISHSERFTHPDSYAGGGLELMQLWVALPEADEECEPAFTHYPASALPVIEAGGVWMRLVAGSAYGQTSPVRTHSPLFYLHTEWQAGARQALPGGHKEQAVYVAKGEIEHAGEVYQPGQLLVFSDDVDAVITAHTPATLMLFGGEPLGERHIFWNFVSSRKERIEQAKADWAAGRIALPPDDKDEWIPLPG; encoded by the coding sequence ATGCTGGAAATGGTGATCAACGCCCGCGCCGCCGACCTCGGCCACGGCCTGCTGGTGCGGCGCGTGCTGCCCTACGCGAAGCGCCGCAACGTCGGCCCCTTCGTCTTCCTGGACCACGCCGGCCCAGTGCCGCTGCCGCCGCACTACGACCGCTCCGCCGACGTGCGTCCGCACCCGCACATCGGCCTGTCCACCGTGAGCTATTTGCTCAGCGGCCAGATCACGCACCGCGACAGCCTGGGCACGCTGCAGATCATCCGCCCGGGCGAGGTGAACTGGATGACGGCCGGGCGCGGCATCTCGCACAGCGAGCGCTTCACCCACCCCGACTCGTATGCCGGCGGCGGGCTGGAGCTGATGCAGCTCTGGGTGGCGCTGCCCGAGGCCGACGAAGAATGCGAACCGGCCTTCACCCACTACCCCGCGAGCGCCCTGCCGGTGATCGAAGCGGGCGGCGTGTGGATGCGCCTGGTGGCCGGCAGCGCCTACGGCCAGACCAGCCCGGTGCGCACGCACTCGCCCCTGTTCTATCTGCACACCGAGTGGCAGGCCGGCGCCCGCCAGGCCCTGCCCGGTGGCCACAAGGAGCAGGCGGTGTATGTGGCCAAGGGCGAGATTGAGCACGCGGGCGAGGTCTACCAGCCCGGCCAGCTGCTGGTGTTCAGCGACGACGTGGACGCCGTCATCACGGCGCACACACCCGCCACGCTTATGCTCTTCGGCGGCGAGCCGCTGGGCGAGCGCCACATCTTCTGGAACTTCGTGTCCTCGCGCAAAGAGCGCATCGAACAGGCCAAGGCCGACTGGGCCGCCGGCCGCATCGCGCTGCCGCCGGACGACAAGGACGAGTGGATTCCGTTGCCCGGCTGA
- a CDS encoding XRE family transcriptional regulator: MNEKAEFAQRLRDAMTQAGYALRPVVLEREFNTRYWGRSVTLQGVRRWLRGEAIPSQEKLQVLADWLGVEPEVLRFGVAVRHSVQERRQRWDEGVGYQEREAFEAFLKLPAPQRKIVREVILAFAKAHAAPES; this comes from the coding sequence ATGAACGAAAAAGCGGAGTTTGCCCAGCGCCTGCGCGATGCCATGACCCAGGCGGGCTATGCGCTGCGCCCGGTGGTGCTGGAACGCGAATTCAACACGCGCTACTGGGGGCGTTCGGTCACGCTGCAGGGGGTGCGCCGCTGGCTGCGCGGCGAGGCCATCCCGTCGCAGGAAAAGCTGCAGGTGCTGGCCGACTGGCTGGGGGTGGAGCCGGAGGTGTTGCGCTTTGGCGTGGCCGTGCGCCACTCGGTGCAGGAGCGCCGCCAGCGCTGGGACGAGGGCGTGGGCTACCAGGAGCGCGAGGCGTTCGAAGCCTTCCTGAAGCTGCCGGCCCCGCAGCGCAAGATCGTGCGCGAGGTGATCCTGGCGTTCGCGAAGGCGCATGCGGCGCCGGAGTCTTGA